Proteins co-encoded in one Streptomyces sp. NBC_01283 genomic window:
- a CDS encoding transglycosylase family protein: MPIKSLRSSWPAGLVIAAVSSLLLPVSAHAAPTPPRPLPGPGSAAAYDCSRTEGPWNCLAECESTGRWHVNTGNGFYGGLQFKQSTWEEFGGLKYARRADLATKAEQIKVAKEVLRVQGWKAWPVCSKKIPREIREGWGAVHVVKAGETLSSIARRYDVKGGWQALYRANRKEVGSRPDRLAVGTKLVIPKKAAKVAELVGAKPAKPAKPAKPAEQPKPAKPGKPAEQSKPGKPGKPGKPQESGKPAEPAKPSKPSEPSKSAEPGASGKPAESVKPEVSAAPVEPGASAAPVQPVQPVESAKASGPVRPTASGG, from the coding sequence ATGCCGATCAAGAGTCTCCGGTCGTCGTGGCCCGCTGGTCTGGTCATCGCCGCCGTCTCCTCGCTGCTGCTCCCCGTGTCCGCGCACGCGGCTCCGACGCCGCCACGGCCCCTGCCGGGGCCGGGGTCCGCCGCCGCGTACGACTGCTCCCGCACCGAGGGGCCCTGGAACTGCCTCGCGGAGTGCGAGAGCACGGGCCGGTGGCACGTGAACACGGGGAACGGCTTCTACGGAGGGCTGCAGTTCAAGCAGTCCACCTGGGAGGAGTTCGGCGGGCTCAAGTACGCGCGGCGCGCCGACCTCGCCACCAAGGCGGAGCAGATCAAGGTCGCCAAGGAGGTGCTGCGGGTCCAGGGCTGGAAGGCCTGGCCCGTGTGCTCGAAGAAGATCCCCAGGGAGATCCGCGAGGGCTGGGGCGCCGTGCACGTCGTCAAGGCGGGGGAGACGCTGAGTTCCATCGCCCGCCGCTATGACGTGAAGGGCGGATGGCAAGCCCTGTATCGAGCCAACCGCAAGGAGGTCGGGAGCCGTCCCGACCGGCTGGCCGTCGGCACGAAGCTGGTCATCCCGAAGAAGGCGGCGAAGGTGGCCGAGCTGGTGGGGGCGAAGCCTGCCAAGCCCGCCAAGCCCGCCAAGCCTGCCGAGCAGCCGAAGCCTGCGAAGCCGGGTAAGCCTGCTGAGCAGTCGAAGCCGGGGAAGCCGGGTAAGCCTGGTAAGCCGCAGGAATCGGGTAAGCCTGCTGAGCCCGCGAAGCCGTCTAAGCCTTCTGAGCCGTCGAAGTCGGCTGAGCCTGGCGCCTCGGGTAAGCCTGCGGAGTCGGTGAAGCCTGAGGTGTCGGCTGCGCCTGTTGAGCCTGGCGCGTCGGCTGCGCCAGTTCAGCCTGTTCAGCCTGTCGAGTCGGCCAAGGCCTCTGGGCCGGTCAGGCCGACGGCCTCGGGCGGCTGA
- a CDS encoding ATP-binding cassette domain-containing protein has product MASLSYDLTLAGLAVGSAAALTGIGLIVTYRATGVLNFAHGAIAMVCAYVLRQLAVEWHWPLPLATAVTLLLVAPAIGLLLEKAVFRPLSVLGSDPAQTLVASIGVFILLVGGAALIWGPGAKADAPTLVSADPWAPLAVTVALAATVWAVTRWTRFGGELRAVVDNRPLAVLSGIDADRVASAGWAFGAFTAGLTGTLLAPFVRLDPYGMPLLVMEVMAVAVAARMRSLFVAISVALGLGVAQSQLTRLHPSGWAEPLLQSLGANLFVVALLVAALALPGLGSRNTLPRTATSRVPTPPGAWIVAAVLFLIPLGFAGSDLTTSVQVPALAVILLSLVIVTGRGGQISLGQAAYAGLGALFTALLAAGRFPGLPQLPHLPALAVAVLLVAPLGLLTGWPAITRRGLALALATFAVGVGVSRFVFAQPYATSGLSLDRPAGFDSDRAYYVLELVLLAGALLFALGMRRGRTGRALAAMRDHEAGAAAAGVPVRTLKLTAFVAGAALAALGGGMLGMGLRAFDPAAYDPVRGLLWFAAVVVLGADSLLGALVAAALLVGLDAGARGGVAAAVIGVLAVLVGRIPATANWNHPRRSLTPLATRAATALLPAPRALRTSTSASTNNLSHPPTRSPGNIPTTNKPSHPPTRLPGSGGAGPARWLGRRTGPIRCPGSGRASPIRRLRGRASPTQSPRNGQAGPIPGLGRRTDPSRTPGSRQAGATRWLRWRPGPSRSPLNRRTGSIQRLRGRASPTQPPRIGRANPVPWLRRRAGPGRSPRDGQAGAVPWFGRRVRFVSLPGSGRGRDGGRESGAGVQASGRDDGVVREGRSERGSRPFGGAAAPRPPDRTEAGPTPSRARRDVPLPLTAHHITAAYDGFTALDSVDLSVPPGHITAVVGPNGAGKSTLFHCLAGTLRPETGRITLDGQDITRTPAHARTRLGVARTFQQLAVFPSLTITENVRVGADQTGGPRSPHATTQALRLLSLHHDTTRHHPAADLPTGTLRRVELARALAGHPHTLLLDEPAAGLDTAEVAALARVLRALAADGMALLVVEHDIDLVADLADTVHVMAAGRIVTSGPPAEVLPRAAP; this is encoded by the coding sequence GTGGCCTCCCTGAGCTACGACCTGACACTGGCCGGGCTCGCGGTCGGCAGCGCGGCGGCCCTCACCGGCATCGGCCTGATCGTCACGTACCGCGCGACCGGTGTCCTCAACTTCGCGCACGGCGCGATAGCGATGGTCTGCGCGTACGTCCTGCGCCAGCTGGCGGTGGAGTGGCACTGGCCCCTGCCGCTGGCCACGGCGGTCACGCTCCTGCTCGTCGCCCCGGCCATCGGCCTCCTCCTGGAGAAGGCGGTGTTCCGCCCCCTGTCGGTCCTGGGCAGCGACCCGGCCCAGACCTTGGTGGCGTCCATCGGCGTCTTCATCCTGCTGGTCGGCGGGGCCGCACTGATCTGGGGCCCGGGAGCGAAGGCGGACGCCCCCACCCTCGTGTCGGCGGACCCCTGGGCCCCGTTGGCGGTGACGGTCGCCCTCGCCGCGACGGTCTGGGCCGTGACCCGGTGGACCCGCTTCGGCGGCGAGCTGCGGGCCGTGGTCGACAACCGCCCCCTCGCGGTCCTCAGCGGTATCGACGCGGACCGGGTCGCCTCGGCGGGCTGGGCGTTCGGCGCGTTCACGGCGGGCCTCACCGGCACCCTGCTCGCCCCCTTCGTACGCCTGGACCCCTACGGCATGCCGCTGCTGGTCATGGAGGTGATGGCGGTCGCGGTGGCGGCCCGGATGCGCAGCCTGTTCGTCGCTATATCGGTGGCCCTCGGACTGGGCGTGGCCCAGAGCCAGCTGACCCGCCTGCATCCGTCCGGCTGGGCGGAACCGCTCCTCCAGTCCCTGGGCGCGAACCTCTTCGTGGTGGCCCTCCTCGTCGCGGCCCTCGCGCTGCCGGGCCTCGGCTCGCGGAACACGCTCCCGCGCACGGCGACTTCGCGCGTCCCGACGCCGCCGGGGGCGTGGATCGTGGCGGCGGTACTCTTCCTCATCCCGCTGGGCTTCGCGGGCTCGGACCTCACCACGTCCGTCCAGGTCCCGGCCCTGGCGGTGATCCTCCTCTCCCTGGTCATCGTCACCGGCCGAGGCGGCCAGATCTCCCTGGGCCAGGCGGCGTACGCGGGTCTGGGCGCCCTCTTCACCGCACTCCTGGCGGCGGGCCGCTTCCCGGGCCTGCCCCAACTCCCGCACCTGCCCGCCCTGGCCGTGGCCGTCCTCCTGGTGGCCCCCCTCGGTCTCCTCACCGGCTGGCCCGCGATCACCCGCCGGGGTCTCGCGCTCGCCCTTGCGACGTTCGCGGTGGGCGTCGGCGTCAGCCGCTTCGTCTTCGCCCAGCCGTACGCGACGTCGGGCCTCTCCCTGGACCGGCCGGCGGGATTCGACAGCGACCGCGCGTACTACGTCCTCGAACTGGTCCTGCTCGCCGGGGCGTTGCTCTTCGCACTCGGCATGCGGCGGGGCCGTACGGGGCGTGCGCTGGCCGCGATGCGGGACCACGAGGCGGGGGCGGCGGCCGCGGGCGTCCCCGTCCGCACCCTGAAGCTCACGGCCTTCGTGGCCGGTGCGGCGCTGGCCGCCCTGGGGGGCGGGATGCTGGGCATGGGTCTACGGGCCTTCGACCCCGCCGCGTACGACCCCGTGCGCGGGCTCCTCTGGTTCGCGGCGGTGGTGGTCCTCGGCGCGGACAGCCTGCTGGGGGCGCTGGTGGCGGCGGCGCTGCTTGTGGGCCTGGACGCGGGGGCCCGGGGCGGGGTGGCCGCCGCGGTGATCGGTGTCCTCGCGGTCCTGGTGGGCCGCATCCCGGCTACCGCCAACTGGAACCACCCCCGCCGCTCCTTGACCCCGTTGGCCACCCGAGCCGCCACAGCCCTGCTCCCCGCCCCCCGGGCCCTCCGCACCTCCACCTCCGCCTCCACGAACAACCTCTCCCACCCACCCACCCGATCACCCGGCAACATCCCCACCACGAACAAGCCCTCCCACCCACCCACCCGATTGCCCGGCAGCGGAGGGGCAGGTCCTGCCCGCTGGCTTGGTCGGCGGACGGGCCCTATCCGATGCCCAGGCAGCGGGCGAGCGAGTCCCATCCGACGGCTTCGTGGACGGGCAAGCCCCACCCAATCGCCCCGCAACGGACAGGCAGGCCCTATCCCAGGGCTTGGCCGGCGGACAGACCCCAGTCGAACGCCCGGCAGCAGGCAGGCAGGTGCCACCCGATGGCTTCGCTGGCGGCCAGGACCCAGCCGATCGCCCCTCAACCGACGGACGGGTTCCATCCAGCGGCTTCGTGGGCGAGCAAGCCCCACCCAACCGCCCCGCATCGGACGGGCAAATCCCGTCCCATGGCTTCGTCGGCGGGCGGGCCCCGGCCGATCGCCCCGCGACGGACAGGCGGGCGCCGTCCCGTGGTTCGGGCGGCGGGTGAGGTTCGTTTCGTTGCCCGGCAGCGGGCGGGGCCGTGACGGGGGGCGGGAAAGTGGCGCCGGGGTGCAGGCGTCGGGGCGGGACGATGGGGTGGTTCGGGAGGGTCGCTCGGAGCGTGGTTCGCGGCCCTTCGGGGGCGCGGCAGCCCCGCGGCCACCGGACCGTACCGAGGCGGGCCCGACCCCGAGCCGAGCCCGTCGCGACGTCCCGCTTCCCCTGACGGCTCACCACATCACCGCCGCCTACGACGGTTTCACGGCCCTCGACAGCGTCGACCTCTCCGTACCCCCGGGCCACATCACCGCCGTAGTAGGCCCCAACGGCGCGGGCAAAAGCACCCTCTTCCACTGCCTGGCCGGCACCCTCCGCCCCGAGACCGGCCGCATCACCCTCGATGGCCAGGACATCACCCGTACCCCCGCCCACGCCCGCACCCGCCTGGGCGTGGCCCGCACGTTCCAGCAACTGGCGGTGTTCCCGTCCCTGACCATCACGGAGAACGTCCGAGTGGGCGCGGACCAGACCGGCGGGCCCCGGAGCCCCCATGCCACCACCCAAGCGCTCCGCCTTCTCTCCCTCCACCACGACACCACCCGCCACCACCCCGCCGCGGACCTCCCCACCGGCACCCTCAGACGCGTAGAACTGGCCCGAGCCCTCGCAGGCCACCCCCACACGCTCCTCCTCGACGAACCGGCAGCGGGCCTGGACACCGCCGAAGTGGCCGCACTGGCCCGCGTCCTGCGCGCCCTGGCCGCCGACGGCATGGCCCTCCTGGTGGTCGAGCACGACATCGACCTGGTGGCCGATCTGGCCGACACCGTGCACGTCATGGCAGCAGGCCGCATCGTCACGTCGGGCCCGCCGGCCGAAGTCCTCCCCAGGGCTGCCCCATGA
- a CDS encoding transglycosylase family protein, which translates to MSARPKCVRRTAVIGGAALLAPLGLLTATGQASAADGGVWDRIAQCESGGNWRTNTGNGYYGGLQFSAGTWRAYGGGAYAATADKASKAQQIAVASKVQRAQGWGAWPSCSARAGASGSAPGAAAAPAAPKAAKAPQAPKARQQPAGPRTRTPSHANRGSGRGDYTVRQGDTLGRIAAAHGVNWRQVYSANKAVIGGNPNVILPGQRLDL; encoded by the coding sequence ATGTCCGCACGTCCCAAGTGCGTTCGCAGGACAGCAGTGATCGGCGGAGCGGCGTTGCTCGCCCCGCTGGGACTGCTCACCGCCACCGGCCAGGCGTCGGCGGCGGACGGCGGAGTGTGGGATCGCATCGCTCAGTGCGAGAGCGGCGGAAACTGGCGCACCAACACCGGGAACGGCTACTACGGAGGACTGCAGTTCTCCGCCGGTACCTGGCGCGCGTACGGCGGAGGCGCCTATGCGGCGACCGCCGACAAGGCGTCCAAGGCGCAGCAGATCGCTGTCGCCTCCAAGGTCCAGCGAGCCCAGGGATGGGGCGCTTGGCCCAGCTGCTCGGCCCGAGCGGGTGCGTCCGGCAGTGCGCCGGGGGCGGCAGCCGCTCCGGCCGCCCCCAAGGCGGCCAAGGCTCCCCAGGCCCCCAAGGCCCGGCAGCAGCCCGCTGGGCCGCGGACGCGGACGCCGAGTCACGCGAACCGGGGATCCGGGCGCGGTGACTACACCGTTCGGCAGGGGGACACCCTCGGCCGGATCGCTGCCGCGCACGGCGTGAACTGGCGGCAGGTGTACTCCGCCAACAAGGCGGTCATCGGCGGGAATCCGAACGTGATCCTGCCCGGGCAGCGGCTCGACCTCTGA
- a CDS encoding ATP-binding cassette domain-containing protein — MRTGIELREARVRYGPLEALHGVSIAAPSPGLTVLLGRNGSGRTTALRALAGTVPLTTGTVTWDGTDITRLTAHARARRGLCFVPDGQAVFGHLTVAENLGLSGPGGKAGLTPALAAYPELRPLLPRPAGTLSGGEQRMLALSRALLASDARVILIDEPTQGMSPAVASRTYDLLIALSTRGPDTCVMTAEQRLPPGLREHAGRTAVVVHELRRGAVVFSGEATELSRPRPSA, encoded by the coding sequence ATGAGGACCGGCATCGAACTCCGCGAGGCCCGCGTCCGCTACGGCCCCCTCGAAGCCCTGCACGGCGTGAGCATCGCCGCCCCCTCCCCGGGCCTCACCGTCCTCCTGGGCCGCAACGGCTCCGGCCGCACCACCGCGCTGCGCGCCCTGGCAGGCACGGTCCCCCTCACCACCGGCACCGTCACCTGGGACGGCACCGACATCACCCGGCTCACCGCTCACGCACGCGCCCGGCGCGGCCTGTGTTTCGTACCGGACGGGCAAGCGGTGTTCGGCCACCTCACCGTCGCCGAGAACCTCGGCCTCTCCGGCCCCGGCGGCAAGGCCGGCCTCACCCCGGCCCTGGCCGCGTACCCCGAGCTGCGCCCGCTCCTCCCCCGCCCCGCAGGCACCCTCTCCGGCGGCGAACAACGCATGCTCGCCCTCTCCCGCGCCCTCCTGGCCTCCGACGCCCGGGTGATCCTGATCGACGAGCCCACCCAGGGCATGTCCCCCGCCGTCGCGTCCCGGACGTACGACCTCCTCATCGCCCTGAGCACGCGCGGCCCGGACACCTGCGTCATGACGGCGGAACAACGACTGCCGCCCGGCCTGCGCGAACATGCGGGCCGGACGGCAGTGGTGGTGCACGAACTGCGCCGCGGCGCGGTCGTATTCAGCGGTGAGGCAACGGAACTCAGCCGCCCGAGGCCGTCGGCCTGA
- a CDS encoding ABC transporter substrate-binding protein, translating to MSRPVRAAEALAAAALLVAVAGCGSRLPESDFENRSTAPAPSRAPVRVGIITSATSPVGGSAFTGPRDGAKAYFERLNARGGIDGRKVEVRTCDDGGSGVGNNECVHKLIEEERVVALVATSSLDYAGASRVSGARVPDVGGQPIGSAYDTYPHLYGIYGSLAPRNGKPGWDGKLIGGTEVYRYFKREQGARTAAVVSYNQAASAAYARLVTRGLKAEGYKVITEQVDFALPNFRAAAADLKEQGADLVFDAMDTHGNAQLCEAMDDVGARVTAKVTNVQNWTSTVPEDYKDAPRCRNALWATGASRNYEDTDQPAVREFRAAMKGRKELSQWQLEGWAAAMWFTDAAKSCRGDVTRACVDRFMNRGTSYTARGLLLPVTYEKRAEPPGTRRTCVSVARWKDGEGWVTQGDMNDNCFKVPQLSYQP from the coding sequence ATGAGTCGCCCGGTCCGGGCTGCTGAGGCACTGGCCGCAGCCGCGCTGCTGGTGGCGGTGGCCGGGTGCGGCAGCCGGCTCCCCGAGAGCGACTTCGAGAACAGGAGCACGGCGCCCGCCCCGTCGCGGGCGCCGGTCCGGGTCGGCATCATCACGAGTGCGACGAGCCCGGTCGGCGGCTCCGCGTTCACCGGGCCGCGGGACGGGGCCAAGGCGTACTTCGAGCGGCTGAACGCGCGGGGCGGGATCGACGGGCGCAAGGTCGAGGTGCGCACGTGCGACGACGGCGGCAGCGGCGTCGGCAACAACGAGTGCGTGCACAAGCTGATCGAGGAGGAGCGCGTGGTCGCGCTCGTCGCGACCTCCTCCCTCGACTACGCCGGGGCTTCCCGGGTCTCGGGCGCCCGCGTGCCCGACGTCGGGGGCCAGCCGATCGGTTCCGCGTACGACACCTATCCGCACCTGTACGGGATCTACGGCAGCCTCGCCCCACGGAACGGGAAGCCCGGCTGGGACGGCAAGCTGATCGGCGGGACCGAGGTCTACCGCTACTTCAAGCGGGAGCAGGGGGCACGGACCGCCGCCGTCGTCTCCTACAACCAGGCCGCGTCCGCCGCGTACGCCCGTCTCGTCACCCGGGGCCTGAAGGCCGAGGGCTACAAGGTGATCACCGAGCAGGTCGACTTCGCGCTGCCCAACTTCCGCGCGGCGGCGGCCGACCTGAAGGAGCAGGGCGCCGACCTGGTCTTCGACGCGATGGACACCCACGGCAACGCCCAGCTCTGCGAGGCGATGGACGACGTGGGCGCGCGGGTCACCGCCAAGGTCACCAACGTCCAGAACTGGACGTCCACCGTGCCCGAGGACTACAAGGACGCGCCGCGCTGCCGCAACGCCCTGTGGGCCACCGGCGCGAGCCGCAACTACGAGGACACGGACCAGCCCGCCGTACGCGAGTTCCGTGCCGCCATGAAGGGCCGCAAGGAGCTCTCCCAGTGGCAGCTGGAGGGCTGGGCCGCCGCCATGTGGTTCACGGACGCGGCGAAGTCGTGCCGGGGTGACGTCACCCGCGCATGTGTCGACCGCTTCATGAACCGCGGCACGTCCTACACGGCGCGTGGCCTGCTGCTCCCGGTGACGTACGAGAAGCGGGCCGAGCCGCCCGGGACCCGTAGGACCTGTGTGTCGGTGGCCCGCTGGAAGGACGGTGAGGGATGGGTCACACAGGGGGACATGAACGACAACTGCTTCAAGGTGCCGCAGCTCTCCTACCAGCCATGA